The nucleotide sequence ATGccacataaacaaaatgaagaataaaaatcaaatgatcatcttaatagatacaacaaatgcatttgacaaaattcaacaccattTTATGATAAAAGTTCAAAACAAATCAGGTATAGAAGGAATGTATCTCAACATAATCAAGGCCCTATAAGAAAAGCCCAGGGCTAACATCGTACTccatggtgaaaagctgaaagcttttcttctaaggtCAGGAACGAGACAAGGGTATGCATGGTCACCACTTTTAGTCAACATAGTATTTAAAGTCCTAACCAGGGCAATTaggcaaataaagaaataagacataccaaaatcagaaatgaagcaCTATATACTCTCTGTTTGaaaatttcatattatatatatatataatatgtatagaaaatcctaaagacttaACCCAAAagttgttagaactaataaatgaattccatAAAATTACAGGATACAAAACATTTGAagattgtttatatttctatacactaacaacagactactggaaaaagaaattaagaaaacaattcaatttgTCCATGCAAATtacatcaaaaaagaataaaatacatagcaataaatataaccaaggaagtaaaagatctctacactgaaaactataaatcatgacagaatttaaagaagatgcaaataaatggatagatcatctgtgttgatagattggaagaattgctattattaaaatgttatactacccaaagcaaaccACGAATTCAGTACAATATCCCCAAAAATATCAattacatttttcacagaaaaatttcATAGACATAGAATAAATAAtgctaaactttgtatggaaccacaaaagaccccaaatagccaaagtaatcctgagaaagaagaacaaagctggagacattatacttcctgattttaaactaaaaagttaTGAATGTCAAAGATTATGGTACTGGCAtacaaacagacacatagatcaatggaatagaatagaaaactcagaaatagatatatacataAGTGGTCAGTTAAGTTTTGACAGAAGTGCCAAGAATGTATAACAGCAAGAGGAGAGTTGTTGGAAGCCATTGGCAAGTTTGCAAGGTGAGAgtctcctgccatcagatggtgactgatgtctaccccccactcattatttttgcttgagcaccgactcccaaggcaccttgctgactggtatcaggagtgatttgtctccttattctggccctgaaatgctgattgcaccttatgaaggaacttattacagaaatttcttcttttgtgattatgggagaaaatattacatttcctgagaaagctgttttacttcccctcaagaaaacaggctattaacCCTGCTCACAAATTAACTTTTGCGTTTGCTACACTAAACAccttgccttgtatttgaatgctaaagatatgATAATCATATGAtaagtcacctacatcagtcactattgataatgattatgcatgagtcttctacttgcatttccccaatgattagtgatgttgagtatcttttcatgcgtctgttggctgtttgtatttcttctttggaaaatgtcttttttggaaTCATGTCTATCCAggccctttgctcatttttaatcagattatttgggaTTGTGCTACAATGTTGTATGAgttccttctatattttggatattaactccttattatGGATgtggtttgtgaatattttcttccctttcacaggatcacttttcattttgttgatggtttcctttgctgcacagaagctttttgtATGATgcagtcccatttgtttatttttgcttttgttgcctttgcttttgataTCGAATTCAAAAAAATCACTGCTGACACCAATGTAAAAGAGCATACACCTATGCTTTTTTTCTAGAAGGTTTATGGtatcaggtcttacattcaagtctttgatccattttgagttgaattttgtGTACCGTATAAGACAGGGgtctacttttattcttttgcatgtggctgtccagttttcccatcaccatttagaGACcatctgccagagtccagctccagcaggtccagagctccctgaaggatggacagtgtcggcaaaagggagtgagagagcctcagtttATTTCTGCTcaccagtcaggcatctctgcactgaccctagagtcagctttatttattgaaaacatgattagggtacaaaacagaagtggaaattgccttagacaatgatttctgatgacaaatacTCTGGTacataaactgttttaaaatagcTTGGCAGTTTCTATCATATTGTTGTTTTGTGgttatagaaaacataaatagtCATTTATTTTCACTGGTAAATTTACATCTTGAAAGTTAATATCAATGGACAAAGTTAtatgaggagagaggaagagatggataAAAAGGCTGAAGAGAAAAAGCCTAAGAGTATAATAAGAATGTCGAGTTTTGCTGTGAATGAGGATTTAAGTTGGATACCCAAGGGAAATTAACTGCCATTTGAAATATCAGAGAGTATTGGACAAAGCATGGTCTGCTTTTCCTCTTTACTAAACCAAACATGTTTTTCTGCAGAATTTCACATGAAAAGAATTAATATTAGAAACTATGTATTACCTGGAAACATGACCAGATTTTATAACAATTCAATCgcttaaattttcttccttttatttttactagGGATATTATAAAAGGCATTAAAGGAATTAAGTTATTCACTGATTTTATAGTTGAGTACTCTATTGATTTGCTGCATTTTTAATGAGAGGTGAGTACTCTTTGTTGAGACTACTATACTATCGGAATGAGGCAAAACTTTACAGCATTAACTTTGTTCCTAGAATCCGCCACTGCTGGACTGTtttagcaaacaaacaaaatgaatgaatgaatgaatgaatgaatgaatgaatgggtgggtggatgagggGTTGTAAGGCTGTTGGCGCTggcaagagcaaaaataaaccattttagtACCATCTCTTTCTCTACAGTTTCTTAACGTGAGACTCTCACTGCTATTTGTcttgttgattttcattttcagagtACATAGATCCACAACAGTGTTTATGTCTTTTATGGTTTCTACTGGCATTCCACAAATAAGTTCTCCAAAGTTTTCTAGACATAGACATAACTagttatacacacatacatttatccatttctacataaaatatttatatatgtgtatacatatatatataaattcacaaacacacatatctgtgtttgtatgtgtgtgtatgaatccaaacattttaaaacaaattaaatcttTATATAAAGATCTATATATAAAGATCTATGTATAAAGATTTGCAGCATCTGAACATGCCCATGTATTTTTCTGGGTTGGTAACAGTATATTTGACAGAATGGGGATCCTGAGCCCTGGCTTCTTCAGAGGGTCTGGGATAGAAACTGTGGAGATCAGAAGATTCTCAGTGTGTTGAAGGATGAATTCAGGCAAGGGCTCTCCAGCAGCTGAGagcctctctcttcttcttatgtGGTCAGGAGGGCTGGTGGGCCAGGGGACTCCTACTCTTTGGACGCCATGTGGACTATAAGATCTACTATCCTGTTACTATAGCCAAACGCACTGTGGTAAAGGGAAATGAGCTTGGCATATTGGTCATGGTCAATGCCACAGTTTCTGGGTGGCAGTGATGACATAGACTGTGGGCAGGAGTCCCTCCGTGACGCCAAAGTTGTCATGAATGACCTAATCCAGAGACCAAATAGTTAGTGGTGCAGAAGATATTGCTGGCAATCTTGAGAGAGTTGCCATACTTCTCATGATTCACTCCCCTCACAAACATGGGGGCATCAGGAGAAGGGGCAAAAACAATGACCTGCTTGGCTCCAACATTCAGATGAGCCCAGTTTTCTTCATGGTAGTAGATTTCAGCACCAGTATCACCCCATTTGATGTTGGCAGGATCTTGTTGCTGAAGGATGAAGACAGGATTCCAACTGACGACAAGTGATTGTTCTCAGTGTTGACTGTGCCATTGAATTTGTTATGGATTTGTAATCATACTGAGACATGTAGACCATGTCATTGAAGTCAATGAAGGTGTCACTGATGGTGACAAAATCCACTTTGCCAGAGTTAAAAGCAGTCCTGGTGACCAGGTACCCAGTATGGCTAAATCTGTTTACTCAAACCTTCAGATCATGTCTCTGCGACCTGACAGGCACTACACAAGATGTGGCTGTAGGTCAAatgaagaggaacagagagatagCGCATGGATGTATTTTTTAGATGAATTAAATATGTTAATGCAATAAATCTTTAGCTTCTAAATAAGGACATGAACTACTCATCTGTATAGGCTCTGAGTCAGACATTGACATGATCACAGTtgtcacaaaaatattttccttacttCACACTGTAGTCTAACATTAAAAATTGTCATTcacaatttcaaaattaatttctaagaGTGTTTCCAAACGTCAACTTGGATTTTCATATTATAGTAACAAGTAGTCATGGAAGGGTTTAAGCAgacaaaaaataattctgattgcAGTGCATGATGCGTTTTCAagaaatctgaaattttcttGAGGTAAGGAGCAAAAGATGCAACCCTGCAGGGGGACATAGAAACAGCAATGATATCCAGGAACATGGTTTAAGATACACAATTCATTGTGAACTTTTCAATGAAGAAAAGGAATGCGAGGATAGTAGACGGGTGGTgtagagaaacaatgaaataggCCAGCTGCTCTCTTGCTCCATTTTAGGATGAAATATAACAAGAAATAAACTACATGCAAACTTTTCAAAGACATTATGATATCACGGGAGGAATGGTGTGGAATgactttaaatacataaaatatttcttttaatactaGTCCTTAGCCATATTTGGGGTTGAATTGATTATTTTCTAAAGACGGAGTCCCATGAAGTGTCTCTGTACATTTGAGAATGTCACTACAGTCACCCGTTAAGCTGCCCTGAAAAATAATACTTCAAATTAATATGGAGGGCACGCTTGAAAACAGCATTGATCTCAAAATTTATAGGGAAAAATGAGAAGTAGGGAGAAAGAGCGATCAGGGAGCAAAGGCCTTTACCCAGGACTGTTTGATTCCTGTTGCTGCTTCCTGATTTCTTTAAGATGCTGAGCAAAAACTTACCTATTACATAGTGGAAAAGTCTAACATACACTCATAAAAATCAGTGTCCATCATGGGGCTAACGTCATATATAAATTACATGATCTGGACACATCATAAACCTTGGAGCAATATTATGTAGTCAACTGTATAATTATATAAGGGACAGTATTATTTATGCAATAGCacttcaaaagttttatttttagtttgattgCAATAGCCAAGACAACCTCGGTCTGAAGCATGAGGTACTAATCCAAACTCTTCGGTATCAACCACAGCAAGTTCCATACCTTTAATGTTAACAAAGCAGAAAGTATTATGATTTGATCACTGCATATGTATTCATCACATTTTGGagataatttctacttttttaaaaacagtgcaaATGTAATTTATGgtgattttatatattcattcatcttAAACATATATCACAAATGTTTAAATCTGTTTCCTTATGCTTAGCAAACTGTATGCTACAATAATTACCAGAAAGTTTTTCTTAtcaatgaagaaactaaaatgtAGAGAAATTTCCCAAAGGATACACACAACCAGAGAAGGAAAGCTGCTTATATCTGGACTATTATTAgattatttgcttatttctgaGGTTACTGAAGTCCTCATGGACAACAGCCCTTGAGCCTACACTTCTGTCGCCATAATTGACTTTATGATTACTCTTCTCCCAGTGGAATTCATTACAGAGGATGAGCAAACCTCAATGTGGAAAAATCCtgaataatggtttcaggagtatattCTACCAAGTGATCATGGACTCTGGAGACCAAAGGTTGTTGGGGTCCTCAAATATCCCTGGTTATTCTATTATCCTTACATTAAGATATATAAGGCATACTAGAATATAAGAAAGGAAGTCTCCTTCATATACATACTTCTTAAGTCTGCTTGCCCTGACTACAGAATGAGAGCCCTTGAACTGAGGCAGCTTTGATAAAAAGTTATTGTCATGCGTGGATTGGGATGTTTATccacttctttctctgcttcaatTAAAATGGCTAACTTAATAGGTAATATATTAAATTGCACAACtactaatggaaataaaatatatataatgagacAATCACAATGCATTTGTTTGGGAGGAATATCCTTTACCTGAGAAAATGAACACAGATTTGAAATGAGCTTTAGAAAATGTTATCTAGGTTTAGTGATTGTCTTGATGTTATTAATTCTCACATACCAATACCTTAtcactttttattctattttcagaGATGGCAtaataatgaaaaccaaaaagtTATAGGTAAAAGAAggtaaaaacatttctaaatatattttgttctgtCTTTTAATGATTCAGACACTGTGAGGCAATCATGATGGCATGAGTACTATCAAACAGATTGTATGTATTCCTTGTATTTTAGGTTATATACTTACTTTAGgtaaagataattatttaatgataaatgtattaggaaaagatattcaatatgtGACAATTATTAGACAATATATTATGTTACTTTCTTGGTAAATACTCAGCAAAATTATGATCTATATATGTTAACCCATTCACTTCTTTCACTGCTTAATAGAATAACAGTCTCATGGACCTGATATTATCTAATTCAAATTCCTGATTCTTCATGACATTAATATGGCTTTATaaacaataattaattaatatataactAATTTATTCTACACTTAAGAAAGTATTTGTGTCACTAGAAACAAAgccaagatttcatttgtttgttttcccttgtgCCTCTCAGCAGGTTTCTGCCATGGGTGACAGGGGAACAAGCAATGACTCTGAAGTGACTGACTTCATCCTTGTAGGCTTCAGGGTCCGCCCAGAGCTCCAcattctcctcttcctgctctttctgctgGTGTATGCCATGATCCTCCTAGGAAATGTTGGGATGATGACCATTATTATCACGGATTCCCAGCTGAACACACCAATGTATTTCTTCCTAGGGAACCTGTCCTTCATTAATCTCTTCTATTCATCTGTTATTGCGCCCAAGGCTATGGTCAACTTCTGGTCTGAGAGCAAGTCCATCTCCTTTGCAGGCTGTGTGACGcagctctttctctttgccctcttCATCGTGGCTGAGGGATTTCTCCTGGcagccatggcctatgaccgcttcATTGCCATCTGCAACCCACTCCTCTACTCTGTCCAGATGTCAGCACGTCTCTGCACACAGTTGGTGGCTGGGTCCTATTTATGTGGCTGCATCAGCTCAGTTCTTCAGACAAGCATGACATTTACTTTGTCCTTTTGTGGTTCTCGGGCCATTGACCACTTTTACTGTGACGCTCGCCCACTTCAGAGGCTATCTTGTTCTGACCTCTTCATCTATAgaatcatttccttttccttatccAGCATCATCATCTTGCCTACGATCataagtattattatttcttacttGTATATTATATCCACGGTTCTCAAGATACACTCCTCTGAGGGACGTAAGAAAGCATTCTCCACTTGCAGCTCTCATTTAGGAGTCTTGAGTGTGCTGTATGGTGCAGGGATTTTTATGTATCTCACTCCTGACAGATTTCCTGAACTTAGTAAAGTGGCCTCATTATGTTACACCCTAGTCACTCCCATGGTGAATCCTTTGATTTACTCCCTGAGAAATAAAGATGTCAAAGAAGCTTTGAGAAAGATTCTGGAggaaaaaatacctttatttaattttatgttaacagTGACATAACTGAAAAACATGGGCATTATGCCAATGGCAGGAGGGCATTGATGCAAAGAATGCAccaaatgattttgaaatatttaagtttaGAAAGTCTATTTATTTGAATCCCAAATCCTTACAGCTGAAGAATCTATTTGGTCTATATTTTGCCAGGTTGTTGATTTTGGGAGGGATGGCTTTCTCCATACTTCATCTTCATTTGAATAAATACAATGATTGCCGTGTAATTTGATTTATGAAAAATGTATTCCATGTTTACTGATGACTCTCTAAGGACAATGTTGGGATGTATTGTCTATCTTGAGTCAGTAACAATtattatatattgcatataatTGGTATATATAACAATATCTGATATGAAAAGGCAGATCAAAATATCAGAATTACTGTAAAAAGTCTTTTTGAGTGCTGAATGAAACAGATACTCTAGAGAGTGTACAGGGTCCTAATGGTGACATGTGCGTCACTCTCAATTGTGTAAAGGCTGTATCATTGACAAACTTATTTAATGGTTTCACTGGCTAGGATCAAATATTCTTATAAATCTTCCTTTCACAAGGTAACCATaatgaaacagaaccaaaaataaagataattcattttttgttatatatGGCTTAGTGAGAATTAACTCATCACATTGATAATTATTGACTTTTGATGcctttttttcatatgaaattcCCCATGTATAAATGATCTCAGTGCTTAGCTCACCATTAAATCAAGGGAAAACAGCTATTGAGAACTAAACTGCCATATGTTTCCCCAGTGAAAAAGACATTtatggaaaatacaaagaaagtgtAGCCTGGGAATGAGAGTGGTCCTAATGGTCCGAGGACACTTCCTAAGCACATTTTGAAAGCAAATCGCATTAACAACATGAAATAAATAGGTTTCTGTGCAAATGGAGAAAATAACTATATGGTGAACTTCATGTGGTTTCTAAGTGATTTGTAATGCACAAGACAAAGTGAGAGATGAGACTTAAAATCAAATTCATGGAAATAATGCAGATCTATATGTCAGGCCAACGAAGCTGACCTTTATTCTGTAGACAGGGAGTAAGCATTGGGGATATTTAGAAATACAGTGTGGTATTCAAATTGGCATTTTACAAAAATCATACTGGTAGCTATGAGGAAGATAAATATTCCTAGAAAGAAGATGGTATCCCAGAAGGTGTGGTCAGCCAAGAGGTTATGGTGGCTTAATGGAGGGAATCTTAttagggacagggagaaagagacgACCTTGAAAATGGCAGGTAAAGTAAGCTGAACACTGACTGCTGGTTGATCACTTGAGAATGACCTAGAAGTGAATAATGACTCTAATGTTTGAGCATCTGTGCTGGAGAAATGCTACCTcataaaatgaggaaggaaatttAAGGGTAACAATAGTTCATTggtaagaattaagaaaataaggtGTCAGACAAAgctttcaaattctgtttttgcTTATGTAGCATCAGGTAAATTATGTAGTATCTCTGCATTGTTATTTCCTCCTGAAATAGGGGTATAGAGCATCTCTATCTCAAAGTTACTTGAATCATTAAATTAAGTGAATTTCATATTAATCTGAGAAATCCACATACTTAACAGCCATCATATTTGACTTTTCCTCCTGTTCTCAACACTATTTAGTTACATCTGAGAGGAAGACACTaactttctctgttcctttctcttcactcTGTGCCATGAAGCGTCCCCAGCTCTCCAAgtatatcctgttttcatttccatagACAGAGCTTGAAAAACccttactattttattatttcaatttttacctTTCTCTTTGAAGAAAACTAATGGAAAACAttgtaaaatgaacaaaaaggcaACAGAGgccctattatttttttctatatagtgctattttttaatgtatatttaagcTAGgcaacatacagtgcaataatggtttcagaagtaggattcagtgactcatcatcaaaggtgccctccttaatacccatcccccatctagcctaTTGCCCAATTAAATGCAAAGTAGTATCTAATCATCAAATGCTATATCTATTCATCTCTCTACCCATGTCTTTCTCTAAGAATCCTCTCCTATACATTAACAAATATCATCTCTTTCACCTACATTTTTTTGTATGCATagttaagtttattgatttaacaAGATTTGTTGTCTGGTTTGTTGCACCTGACAGCAGATTAGAAGAAGTGTCCCTGGTAGTTTAACACATTGAGCTATAACAAAGAAGTAGGAGATAAGAGAGGTGAATCAACAATTAGAAATCAGTCTGTACACTGCAAATGCCCTTTAACATCTTATAAGCACTATATAGGCCCTACTACTAAAATTAATGATTGATGTTAATAATGATAATCAAGAGTTCTAAATATAAGGTATTTACATTGTTGATATCTTATTTGGAACTATAAGAAAGACATcatgaaaaacagaattttaaagtcaTGTACACTGTGTGGGTAGATCATATTATAGCTCTGAGTAGCAATTTCTTCTTCATCATTTCTGATATCTTAGCCTTTCTTGAACACTTTACAAGTCAGTTTATCCCATTGTTGGACAggtccacattttaaaaaagcaggttGCTAAGGAAAATAGGGAACTCACTAGGTAGAAAAACTTGACGAAGATTTTCAAATAAGTGGTCACTGTGCTAAGGTTGTGTATTATCTCTTTTGAGATGAAGCAGAGACAGGTGTAGGTTGAAAGGGGCATATTTACTACCCTCCTTATGAATAAAATGCAGACACCCTTAGGCAACACTCTGATATAAGCCTGAAATAAGAGAGGCTCctaactttttaagttttcacCATGCTAAGCACACATAggggaaagtctcaaatatcactgagtaaggaaatatattaattacaagcacaagaagagagactgagacaccattaaaagaacatctcctgaaatgacaggccctggacagtcaaagagcctcctttaatagagccatactaataggtgcacagtgcagaacgagcttttaaaactgataagagacagaaagctagccaaaatgatgaaattaaagaactctccttcaaagaaagtccaggaagaattcacagctacagaactgctcaagacatacacaagcaacataactcaacaagaatttagaatggttgtcataaaattaatttctgggcttgaaagaaacatagaagctatcagagaagatattgataaaagactaggaaccttcaaaatagctgtgacaagttagaaaaggctataaatgagatgaataataaaatggaggctgccattGCActgattgaagaagcagagaggagaataggtgaattagaagacagagttatagaaaagaggaggccgagaaaaagagagagaaaatgattcaggagcatgaaaggagaatcagagacctgagtgatacaatcaaacagaacaatgtccatatcataggagttcctgaagaggaagataaagacagagagtttgaaggcgtgctagaccaaattatacaagaaaatttccccaatctggggaaagagaagaacattaaaattcaagagacatactgaactcccctaagacgtaacataaaccgaccttcagcatgacatttcatagtgaaaatggcaaaatataaacacaaaaagatacttctgaaagcagctagggataaaagggccttaacatacaaagggaaacctatcagagtggttacagagctatctactgaaacctggcaggccagaaaggaatggcaggaaatcttcaatgtgatgaacaggaagaatatgcaaccaagaattctttatccagcgagtctgtcattcaaaataggagagataaaggttttcccaaataaacaaaagttgagagaattcatcaccaccaaaccagccctacaagaaattttaagaggggctctatgagagaaatgtagcaaggaataaaggtaccagaaaTGACCAGTATCATggactctacagggaacacaatgaatctaagcccacatttttaaataataacacgAATTTCAATGGACTGAAttctccagtcaaatgacacagggtaacagaatagataaaaaaccaaaaagcatctatttgctgtctacaagagactcactttagacctgaagacaccttcagattgaaagtaaggggatggagaaatatctaccatgcaactggacgccaaaagaaagcaggagtagtcatacttatatcagacaaactgtactttaaaataaaggcagtaacaaaagatgaagaaggacatcatataataatcacagggtctctacatcaagaagagctaacaattataaacatttatgtgccgaatttgggagctcctaaatacataaaacaattaatcacaaacagaagcaatcttattcataagaatgtgataattgccggggactttaataccccacttacaacaatggataggtcaaccagacaaaaaaatcactaaagaaacaatggacctgaatgacacactggaacagatggaattaataagtgtatttagaactctgcatcctgacactagggaattcactttcttctt is from Suricata suricatta isolate VVHF042 chromosome 10, meerkat_22Aug2017_6uvM2_HiC, whole genome shotgun sequence and encodes:
- the LOC115305192 gene encoding olfactory receptor 9K2-like — its product is MGDRGTSNDSEVTDFILVGFRVRPELHILLFLLFLLVYAMILLGNVGMMTIIITDSQLNTPMYFFLGNLSFINLFYSSVIAPKAMVNFWSESKSISFAGCVTQLFLFALFIVAEGFLLAAMAYDRFIAICNPLLYSVQMSARLCTQLVAGSYLCGCISSVLQTSMTFTLSFCGSRAIDHFYCDARPLQRLSCSDLFIYRIISFSLSSIIILPTIISIIISYLYIISTVLKIHSSEGRKKAFSTCSSHLGVLSVLYGAGIFMYLTPDRFPELSKVASLCYTLVTPMVNPLIYSLRNKDVKEALRKILEEKIPLFNFMLTVT